Within Paroedura picta isolate Pp20150507F chromosome 13, Ppicta_v3.0, whole genome shotgun sequence, the genomic segment GATTAATATTATTTGTTCAAGGtaataaaagaagaaacataaTCAAACCTGGAAACCAGGGAATTGTTGACATGGCTAAATTCCAGACATAAAAATCGCCCTCCTGGTTTCAAGACACGATAGGCCTCCTGTAATGCCTACAAGAAAACAGACAGGAGGTTAGTTCTAACTGGGTCTTAACTGGGATTTGATGAAGACTACCTCTCCCCCAGGGAGCATTTAGAAATTTAGGCCTCCTCTTGCACAAGCATCCAACAAACCAGTGGAGGAAATGGTGTGgtgtttgcgtgtgtgtttggggagtgggtgggcattAATAATGCTCATTCACTCTGAAGATAAAATCCAGATTTCTCTTAAATATCCTTATAGAATGGCACACAGGAAAAAGGAATCAAATCAAGCATTAACAAATTAGCTAATGGCATCAGGGCCTTACTAAATAATCTATAAAAGATCAGCATAATGCAGGGTCCTCTAATTTTTTGAGCCTGCATACGCATTTGGAATTCCAATACAAAATAGTGGGTGCAaccataaaaatggctgccatttttgtGGCTagacagagccagccacaaaatgtcagaacatttcagacagaagcttTGCTTCACAGGatgcattttaaaagaacatcCTGTTTCAGAATGAAGATCCTTGTATTGTGTTGACAGCTGCTGCTAAAGGGATGTTTTTAGCAATCTGCACAGCGGGCCAGATTTCCAATGGCCaattgctgggcaaaagctttaTCTGGTACCTTCACTttgtgagcaccaggaaaggtgtctgtGGGCACTATGTTAAGGATGCCAACGTATGCATATATCAAGAATATAATCTTTATTAATAAGATTAATTATCTGCTGTGcagtttttacattgttttttaaataactgaATTATCATTCCATGATGTGGCATAGCTGATGGGCTACAATCGTTCTCAACCATTCATACATGGCTACAAAACCTCACATGATTTCATTCTGAGCTCATAATATGAAGATTTGGGGGCACATTTTAATCTTTCTTCTATATCCTTGGGGTAGCTTTAAGAATCTCTAACTAGCGTATACCTGCTATCTTCACTGACTATAAGAAAAGACTACCAGTTTTTTAAAGCAATAGGGTTGATGGAAGCAAAATGCCTGGATACTGGAGCATGCAGACTACCTTACAAGCAGAAGAAAACTTGGGTCAGTCTGTTTCCCAAATTGTACATCCACCTTCCTTCTTCATTTAATACAGCACCAGATGTAATATaaacataaattaataaaaataaaatatattacagcCATTTAGCAAGAGAAGCCCTAGTAGCTAAATGGAATCTCCGAAATAAGAAACAATATTCCATTTCATAGCACATAGTAGGAAAAACAACACTAGCATAAACTGCCAGGGACATCTGTCTGGTAACTGCTGGAAATGAAATACTGAACGAGATgtatgatccagcagagctctttttgTTTCAACCGTTGGTGTCCGCACTCACCTGATCAATATGAGTTACATTCCGAATACCAAAGGCACTTGTATAAACGTCAAAACTGTCATTGTTGAAGGGCAGTTCTTCTGCATTCCCAAGCACCCAGGACAATCCTTTGAAAGAATGTAGAAGGAATTGCTTAGTATCCTATTCCTAAGTAATCTTAGAAAGGCCCTCCCATCAAAGATAGTCTTCTATGCATTGTCAGACACACTGGATCAATTATTGGTTATGGTGTATTCAACTGGATGGCATCCTTCACTTGCTTCTTTATTCCAGCATGCCAAGAGTGCAATCTGATACTGCACTCATCTTGTGCTCACTGAGTCAATCAAAGCCTTCTTATTACAGGATCCTGATGAAAAGGTCTTAAGGGCATGGCCtgaggaaaccccccccccacacacacacacacacttttttttttttgtagcatgATGTTGGAGAACTTGAAAACTTACATACCATATTGTATCATCTTAAAAAGTTAAATGGCTTCTGCCATTTTGGAGTTTGCCATGAACCAATATAGCTACCTGCTTTTCAGGTCTTCCCTGAAATCAATCACGAGACTCTGCACATGCCTGAAGGCAAGGTTCATGAATTAATCCAATCACTATGCCAGCCAATGACTGGCAtcactgtgacccattatgcacgggggttttagcgcacattcggggtggaatggcggcgactaaaatcacggataacgcacggagccggctgcaaccggctgcagcttcggtgcatgccgccgaaaaagccgcgtcagtgaaacgcggaagaaagcgcagcttccgggtgagcggggcgcaaccagaagcggcgcccggatcggcgcgtgcataatcggttactctgggttttgccgccgtcgcgccccgccccgtgtataaccggtatgcgtcgcgtcttccccctccgcgttttccatgtgacccgaaatcgccgtttcggcggccgtgcataatgggcccgtgTGTAAACCAAAATACTTCAGCTTTATACCACCTTGAGCTTTGCTTGCACCTTGCAAAACTCTCCATAGAGATTGTGGTAATATTATGCCTGCCTGAGTGCTGCAGTTCTCCAAATCTACCCCTTGATATTACTATACGTAGTGAACTTTATTTCTGATTTAATTCTTTCAACATGTGTAGAGCACTGCATCACTTTGTCAGTAGATCTCTTTgctgcagtgaggagggggaataagATGAAATAACTTTCCTCTCCTGTTGCTGTGGCAGCTAATATATAGGAGCAAGTTGCCTGCTGGCACAAAAAGGGTGAATTTGCTGTATTCTCCTTCTTCACTGCAGCTGCAATTTCCCCAAGATATTCTGGCTTTTTAGATGTCTTACAGGATGgctggaggaaagagaaggaagggtAAGGTCTATCTCCACAGGTGCTTGGAGCTCATTTCATAGGATCCACTTACGGTACATCGTAATTATGTGCACAGGTGGCCTGCCATTTTTCAAATCCCATTGCAGAAGTCAGTCCATTACCTTCAGAATAGCCAAGGTGTTGTGATTTCTGCTTTCCAACTTTCAGCATCTCATTGTTAATGTCACAGACCACCACACGGGAACCCCCCAGTGATTTATCCTCCTCTTCCTGGTAAAGTTTGGTAATTTCTTGCCATGATAAATTCTGATGTGTCCTCAGCTTCTGTCGGATCTGATGCTCCCGCTGGGAACGGACATAATTGATAAATCGAAAGGCGATATCACCTGCATTTATTGTGAAAGGAAGATGCACAATGTAGGATCTCCCCTGAAATTAAATGTTCAAGCATTTAAGGACACAGAATTGAAAGCTTGTTCACTTACCATAAATTTTGCTTCTTGGTGATCCTAAGGTGGGACAATCTTCACTTATGGAAGAGTTATTCTCATTACAGAAGACTGTCCCAACCTGGACCACCAAAGAAGCACATATCTAGCTAATTATGTGTTGTGTTTGTTCATTTACTCATTTATTCATCCTAATTTAAACCCAGTCCTATTCTAAAGAAAACAAATACATAATTCAAAAACTACGGATTGTTCATAATGTTGCAATTTGGTTTGAACAAATCATCTTCAGACAATATTGTGGCCGTAGCACTGAATGTCAGTGAATTTTCAGTCTTGGTTCATGGCTATGGTATTAATCTTCCTCCCTGAAGTCATAAGAAATATTAGATTACGAAATTCCATGGCTATCCCAATTCCTCAGGCTGTAGATTCTACAAATGGAGTGTGTGTTCTTTACACTCTTCATTTAATCTACAAACTATTTAATCTAATCTTAACATAGTTGGTTTGCAATTGTGATTGCCTCTATAATCTGTTCTTTCATATACCATCAGATAAACCACTCAATGTAATTAAAAATGTCTTAGCCTAACAAACACAAGGGAATTCAGGATTTTCTAATAAATTCTTTTAAGCTTAATCTGTACAGCATGGTTTTTGtaggttttctgggctgtgtggccatgttCTGGTAGGTTAAGTCCCTGATATCTTACCCATAACTATGGCTGGCACCTTCAAAGGCAGGTAATATATATCTtaccgtgtcctacctctgaagatgtcagCCGGTTattggtgaaacatcagggactaaaactactagACTACAGCCACCCAGCCCAGGAAATAAACAACAGCCAAGTtgagtatggctgtgaaagcctttgacaatgtagAGCATATTTATTGTCAAGAGTTGCATATTTAACTTACACCTAGTTTCAAACTAAGAAGCAATGCTCATTAATAAGCCTAGGATTGTTTTTAAGTTTACCTGTCCCTCCAGCAACATCAAGCAACTGAGTTCCTGGACATGGATTCATTTGGTGTAAGAAGATGTCTTTCCAGATTCGATGGATACCCAGACTCATTGAATCGTTCATTATATCATACTTCTTAGCCACATTTTCAAAGACCTGGTAAACTGAAATTAATTCTTTTTCAAATGGTGAAGTGGTGGAGTGGTCACACTCTCATTTAACATACTGATTACACTGGATCCCATTCCTCCCTTCCACTAGTAGCATAAACACTTATGATTTCAAAAAGGGCaatttcaaatacttcttcaatgcAACTGTCCATTATGTATGGGGTCCACGTAAGACACAAACAttcagcccaggggtagtcaaactgcggccctccagatgtccatggactacaattcccaggagcccctgccagcatttggcagcatttgctggcaggggctcctgggaattgtagtccatggacatctggagggccgcagtttgactacccctgattcagccTGTGGCTTCCAGAGAAGGCAGGAAAGATCTATGTGGGTCAGCACCTTCCAACTGTGCTGCACAGGATCCAACCTGCTAAATACAGCACACACTGCTAACTACAAAAAAATCAGAGCTCTTCTTCACACCATCTCCCAGCATCTTATCCTTATCGCTAAAACTACATTTGCTATGAAATTTCTGGATCAtttcctcagtcctcctcctTTACTGAAACAAAGCCTATCTACTGCAGTTGCCCATATTTTTCTCTTAATCTAATTTCTGTAATTAACCTCCCTCTATTGCCAAACATTTATCTATTTACTTATACTCTACTTTTATCTCCAATTGGGACCCTAAgttacagcattctcctctccattttaccctaacaacaaccctgttaggttATATTGAGAGTATGTGAGcagcccagggtcccccagcaaaTTTCGATTCCAGGATGGTGATTCtaacctgggactcccagatccaGTTCCTAACCGCTACATCTCTTCAGGTCAGCAACCTGGactgttgctttatttatttatttatttagatttatataccgccctccccgaaggctcagggcggtttacattgtactaataaacaatacatgaaacagtcctcgttaaaaatcatacaataatTTATGcaattctttaaagcaggggtagtcaaactgcggccctccagatgtccatggactacaattccctcgagcccctgccagcaaactctggcaggagctcatgggaatctaCCAGGAGAcgacgttcgctggcaggggctcatgggaattgtagtccatggacatctggagggccgcagtttgactacccctgctttaaagcgtCATAAAATACGAGAAAcaccttgaccacatgagaaatgCAATATAAATCTACCAGGAGACGTCTAAAAAATCGCCTAGCTTGGGCGGGGCAGGCATCTCCCCACGACTCACAGCCCAGCTCgcacctttctctcctttctccttctctgaCACAGTCTGGAACCCAAAGTGAGTCTTTGCGTCGGCTGCCCCTCCACTGCACAGCCGCCGCCCCCACCcaagcagcagccgccgccgccgctccggaCAGCCTCGCAGGACCCGGCCAGAAGCGGCTGCCCTGGAGGCGGCCATCTTGATTCATGCCTCGCCAGTGACCCCGCCTCCCCCTACAGGTTGGGAACCCGCCCGCACGCCAAAGTTTATGGCatggataaaactttgtgggtcttaaaggtaccactgactggactcaaactttgtcctgccgTTTCAGACTAAcgcagcgacccacctgaatctatccgcAGGGGAAGTCTCAGTTCACCCCCTGTGAGACAGAGGAAATAATCCTGACCTACCTAAGCAGAATTGTGGTACCCACCTTGGGTCTCAGCGGTAAAGGGGTACTGTAAATAGCGCAAGTCAACGAATAAATAACGTGCACGAAGCGCCTtcaaaacacaataaaaggaATACAATGCTTTATTATAGCAGAGAAACGCAATGGAGGATTTCCCCAGCGACGGTTAGTTCATACGTCCAAGCAAATAAGCTGCGCTTAACTAAAACTCCCAATGGGCCATGTGGCAGCTCTCCGAAAGGAAAGCGCGGAAGAAGTACTTTGGCTTGACCCTCCTATAACATTGCCATTTATATCTTCGGCTGTAGAAATATTCTGTTTACATCAAAGCAGCGGCCAGCCTCGCTACAAGGTacgctgggaactgtagtcttcCCCTGCCCATAATCCGCCCAAGACAGAGGGGAAAGCACAACAACACCCGGCATGCTTTGAGGGCGAGGTTGCCCCCGCCTCTCCCGAGTCCTGGTAGAAATAGGCTCATCCGGGTCCTTTTGCTGCTGTTGGCGATTCGTCGCCATTACGGGGCTGCGGTGGTATCGAGTCGTCGCCAGTTGTACTGAGGCGGCCCGAGGGAGGGTTCCCTTGGGCGGCACCTCTGCTCCGAGCCCGCTTCGGCCGGAGTCGACGCCGGGCCGGCCTGGTCCTGCGGGGCTCCCTCGCCGCGCCTCCGCCGTCCCTCGGGTCCCGGGGCCCCGCAGGCCCGGCCGCGCTCGGCGGCAGGTGAGGCTGTCCCTGGACGGGTGAGGCCTTGTTCTTCCTCTTGTCAGGGTGAAGCTATAAGGAAGATGTCGCCATGAAGGTGGCCGAGACTCCTGAGCTGCGCCGACCCCGCTGCCGGGCCATGAGCCTGGGCTTTGgcctcagccgccgccgccgcctcctcctcctcgtttcGCCCTCCCGCAGCAGTCGCGCCCCCGCGGCGCCCGTGGATGCTCCGGCGTCCCCCCGCGCAAGCAGCAGCATCGGCGCCCTCCGACGACGGGATGGACAAGAGCAACCCCTGCGGTTCCAACCTCGGCCCCGGTTCTTCGGCGGCAGGAGGCAAAGGGCAACCGCCGCGCTCTAACTCGGCCGGGCCGGCCGGGGGAGAGTCGAAGGCCAAAGGCGGTAAGCGACCGGAGAGCCCACCCGCTTTTGCAAGAGGTGTTGCGGAAGGGCAGGGTGCGCAGCCGAAGGGAGCCCGGTTTCCTCGTATGTCGAGGAGGAATTGTATCCCTCTCTCCGAAATCTGCGATGGCTTCTCGCTTGGCAAGATAGTTTTATGTGGGATTGGACGTCTCGAGGAAGGAGGCctttaaaagggattagacagaGGCAGGGAGGACAAGTTGGTCGATGGCTCCTAGCCATAGTAATtaaagggaaccttcacattcagaggcagtgaacCTCCAGAACTTAGTGTCAGGAAGGTAACAGCAAGGGAAGCTTTGGCCTTGCTCCACTGTTCCTTGGGCCTctggttcaggggtagtcaacctgtggtcctcctgatgtccatggactacaattcctatgagcccctaccagcaaacactggctcatgggaattgtactccatcgacatctggaggaccacaggttgactgcccatCTGGTTGACCATGTGAAAACTAAGATGCTGGACTGTGTGGATCACTGATCTGATCTAGCAGGACTTTCCTTGTGTTCTTCACTCATACGTTGAGGGTTTTGCTGGCTTTCGATAGAGTGTGCCTGCAGCAGACAGAGACACTTTATATTTAAGCTAGAGTTATAATTCAAGGAAATGCTGCATAGTTAGATAACATGCTGAACGTATGATGCTGCTGTGACATGTACATTTGAGATAGGAGGTTTTGGGTGGAGCAAGTGCTGTTTGTTTCTAAGGGATGTGTGTGGAAGTAATATATTCAAAACTATAGTTGCTGGTGCAAATTATTGGGGGCAAGATGGTGGTTTTTGATTGTGTCATGGCTGTGAAAGCTTTACCTACAAAAGATTTTCTTGGGTGGGAATTTTGAGTTACATAAAATATCTAATACGGATTTTACAGGAACTTAATAACCTTCTCCATGTTAGTTGTTTTACTTAATGTAAGTTCAAGGAAGTATTTTTGGTATGATTGTGGGGTGTAATTAGTCATGAGAGCCTCTTGTTTTAGACTTAATAATAACTTCTGGCATCTGCCTAGAAGAATTAGTCTCTCTTGATTGGCCAAGGGATGGATGATTTTCAACATATTGAGGCTTCCACAGGAGACAGCTGAAATGTGGTATAACAAGTATCTGGATTTCCAGTCTGTTATTCTGAAAATGGGGTCTGATGATGGTGGCATGGCCCAAAATATCATCAGAGTAAGCAAGATTCTTTCTTTGATAAAACAGAAGGGACAGATTAATTTCTGCATGTTTTATCAGTCTTCACACAAGAGGTATTTGGATTTAAGGGTATCATTAGGATTATACCTATGTTGACATAATACAGACAATAAAGATAAACAATGCTTCTCTGGCAAACAAGTAAAAGGGAATTATAGGGGGCGCTCGAGGCTTAAGTTTCCTTTGCATTCTAGCTACTGTTGCCCTTTTTTTGTCCCACTTCTTAGATTTGTAGCAGCCAAATAGAAGGGGTTGGTTCAAAGGAGCCATGTAGTCAATAATTTACTATGATGtctggaaaaaataattttagtTATAAATGTCCTAACATACGTCGAGGTAGCTGctgttagagcagggattcccaaccaggagtccgcaggagctccagagggggtccacggcctttcccctcctgctttaatggacttggtCACACGCTAGGGAACcttccctcccaagcatgagtgagtctTGTCATGGTGTCCgggcctgggaaggggtggagctcCTGCTTTTAACTGCTTCCTGTAtctcctcctcaagcctgcctgttaatgtgggcagtgatgtaacttctggtgtCACGTCACTTCTAGGggtagggggtggtcagggggtgACACTATTtctagggc encodes:
- the COQ5 gene encoding 2-methoxy-6-polyprenyl-1,4-benzoquinol methylase, mitochondrial, which encodes MAASRAAASGRVLRGCPERRRRLLLGWGRRLCSGGAADAKTHFGFQTVSEKEKGEKVYQVFENVAKKYDIMNDSMSLGIHRIWKDIFLHQMNPCPGTQLLDVAGGTGDIAFRFINYVRSQREHQIRQKLRTHQNLSWQEITKLYQEEEDKSLGGSRVVVCDINNEMLKVGKQKSQHLGYSEGLSWVLGNAEELPFNNDSFDVYTSAFGIRNVTHIDQALQEAYRVLKPGGRFLCLEFSHVNNSLVSSLYDLYSFQVIPVLGEVIAGDWKSYQYLVESIRCFLTQEELKELMEDVGFLKVEYRNLNSGIVAIHSGFKL